AccgcccggcgccgccgcctcggGACCCGCGGGAAGCGCCGGGGGCGGCGGAAGCGCAGCGGGGGCGTCGCCCCGGGACCCCCGTGGACAGCGGGGGCCTTGAGCCCCGGTGTGACCCCCGGCGTGACCCCTCGAACGCGGCCGTGGCCCCCCGTGTGACCCCCCGTGTGAACCCCGTGTGACCCCTGGGGACGGGCGGTGaccccggggggctgcgggggcggGACCGAAAGCGGGAGGGGGGCGGCACCGGCAAATGAGTGACGGGCCAGGGGGCGGAGCGGCTGCGGGACGGAGGCGTGGCCATGGGCGCTGCCTCCGCCCCGCCCATGTCCGGACTCCGCTCCGATCACGTGCCGCGGGCGCCCCCGCCGGTGTCACGTGACGGCGGCGGGGCCCACGTGTTCCGGGCgcgatggcggcggcggcggcggcggcttcGGCCcagcggggcggcggcggcggcggaggaggaggaggagcaggaggagggggaggcggcggcggcgatcCCGGGGCCGATCCCGGAGCCGGGGCCGGcgagcccgccccgcccccgggGGGCGGCGGTGAGTGGGGGGACCGGCGGGACCCGCGGCGGGGCGCGGCCTGTGCGGCCCGGGGAGGCGGCGGCTGGGTCGGTCGGTGGCCGCTGCCGCCCGGTGAGCGCCCCGCTGTCCGCAGGGGCCTCCTCGGACCAGATCATGCAGACCGGGGCGATCCTGCTGCGGGCGTGAGTCGGGgaggcgggagcggcgggaggACGGGCGGGGCCTGGGGACAAGGGGCGGCTTGGGGACCCGGGAGGGGActtgggactgggaggggactgggggggacctttggggacacggggggcgggggggaattggggggacacagggaggacttgggactgggaggggatttggggacacagggagcagagggacaaggggggacacggggtgtggggggacacagggtgTAGGAGGACttggggggacacggggtgtGGGGGGACTTGGGACTGGAGGGGGACttggggggacacggggtgtGGGGGGACTGGGGAACTTGTGAGGATTCTGGGGGGACACAGTGTGCGGGGGGGAGCTCAAAACTTGGTGGGGGTCTTGAGAGgatgcagagctgtggggacacagggagtgAAGGGGAAATTAGGGGGACATGAGAAGATCCCAGGGGGACttgggggacatcagggggcTTGAGAGGGTCCTGGACCTTGGGCTCCAGGCGTGGCCCTGGAGGGAAGGACTCGGGCTGCGGGTGGGACGGAGGGCTGGGGTCCCTTGGAGCCGGGGGGTCACCCAGAGCACCGGGGGGTCCCAGGTTCGTGCGGGACCGCGTGCAGCGCTGCGGGGACCCCCAGGCCGTGGCGCTGagtgaggctgagctgggccagccccagcccagcagccccgACACCAAACGCCTCAGCGAGTGCCTGCGGCGCATCGGCGACGAGCTCGACAGCaacatggagctgcagaggtgggCAGCTGCCGCTCCCCGGGGGTGCCCCTGGCGTCCCCCGGGCCGGCCTGACCGTGCCcgccctcccctgccccaggatgATCGAGCAGGTGGGCTGTGACGCCCCCAAAAAGCTGTTCTTCCGCGTGGCCAAGGAGATGTTCGCCGACGGCACCTTCAACTGGGGCCGCGTGGTCGCCCTCTTCTACTTTGCCTGCAAGCTGGTGCTCAAGGTGGGTGTGGAGCCCCCCCAAGGCCTTGCCcgggcccccctgagcccctctgAACCCCCCTGCTCCCGGCAGGCTCTGTGCACCAAGGTCCCGGAGCTGGTGCAGACCATCCTGCGCTGGACCATGGAGTACCTGCAGGAGCACGTGCTGGCCTGGATCCAGGCCCAGGGCGGATGGGTgagaccccaaagcccccaTTCCTCGGGGGGCCGAGCCCCTGACCCCTCCCtagcaccccaaacccccattccTCGGGGGGCCGTGCCCCTGACCCCTCCCtagcaccccaaaccccccattcCTCGGGGGGCCGTgcccctgacccctccccctaacaccccaaaccccccattcCTCGGGGGGCCGTGCCCCTGACCCCTCCCtaacaccccaaaccccccattcCTCGGGGGGCCGTGCCCCTGACCCCTCCCtaacaccccaaaccccccctgttTCTCAGGGGGGCCGAGCCCCTGTTTGGGAATCTCCCCAATGTTCCCTTTGACCCAAATttatcccaaatcctcccctccatcccccctgccccagctgccctgggctggttGTTCTGGGGGGGAGGTTTGGGACCCCCCAGCAGGGGGTGCTGACCTCgcccccctgtgtccccccccagGAAGGGCTCTTGTCCCACTTTGGGACCCCCACCTGGCAGACCATCACCATCTTCGCTGCTGGTGTCCTCACGGCCTCGCTGACCATCTGGAAGATGTCCTAGACTCTGGGGGGGGGCTATgttcttcccccccccccccagagacccccgggacccctcccctgcCGGCAGGGATGGTGCTGACCCCCAGGCCCGGGGGGGTCTTTAACCAACACCACTCACTCacctggtttttggggtggtggtCGAGCTGTGGGGGCCTGGGGGGGAcacacccctccctcccccagggccccccccagcccttcccagaggtcacagctgggatttgggggggatttggggggtggggacaccccccagccctggcctgcCCTCGGTTTGACCGCGGGATTTGTGGTGCTTCGAGTCGGGGGGAGGGGGGACCCTGCGGTTCCACCCCCGATGTGGGGGTggctggggggggtggggtgtCTCTGTGACCCCCCCGGAATGACCtgggggggtggaggggggggAGGGTTACAGCCATGGCTGTAGGGTAAGTATTTATTGGGGGTCCCCGTCCCCCAGAAAGGGCCCCCCCAGGTGCAATACCCCCCTCCCGGGGCGGGGGCTCTCAGGGTGGGGGGGCCACACCCCCCGTTTACaccccctcaaaaccccccccccccggtttTGGAggtcccccccgtgtccccgagGCAGAGGGGGGCGCAAAGTGACCCCTTCCCCCACTCCCCCCACGGTGCTCTTGGCGATGACGTCACGGGGAACCGCCCCTCCCCAAAATGGGTGGGCCCcgcctttcccccctcccccctccatCGCTTCTCTCCGTagtggatttttcttctctttttttgtacCTTGGTTTTTGTATCTCGGGAATTTCgatggaaataaaagaaaaggcgAACGCGATGCTTAGGGGGCATCCCCAAAAACCTCGGGGAGCCCTGGGGGATCTCGGGTGCGATGGGGAAGGGGGGGACAAGAACTGGGGGGCGGCAGCGCCGCTTTCACTTTCGCTTTTCCCACGTGGCTTGGGGGGGGCTAAGGAGCCCCTGCCCCTTTTGTTCAACAACACCTCGGGGGTGGGGGTCTTGGTTGATGGGGGAggagtggggaggggtcctTCAGCCCCCGCCCCCCCCTCCGCAGGGCCATTTGGGGTCCGTGtgtgcgggggggggggggtttggagtGGGGGTCCCACATCTGGACCCTTCCCCACAGGCAGTGTCCCTCCTGCAGCGCAGCCTCTGGATCCAGCGCCgaaggaatttttggggggctttggggggtggTCCCCCCCGGGTCTGTGGGGCCGCTGCTCCCCCACTTGGCCCTGggggccgagccgagccgggaCCCCTGGACCTGCGGGGACCCCGAGGGAGGAGGGGGGGCTCCCAGTTCCAACCAGTCCCCCCCCAGTTCGCCCCAGTCCCGGGGCGGCGGAAACGCGGAGTCAGCGCTGCCAAGTTCCTCTTTCATGGTCCCGGCGCTGAGTCGCCTCTCTCCGCACCCTACAGCCCACGAAACTCGGATTAACGGGAGTTAACCGGCACCCCAGGAGCCGCCGGGACACCCCAAACcgcccccctgtgccccctgtgcccccctaGCCAGCGGTGAACTccggctctgccccagcccccccccGCTCCTCGGTACCCCACTCCTGGGGGCGACACAAAGGTGGGGtgggacccccacccccccaagaTCCTGCCCAGTCATGCTGACTGTGGGGCCGTGTGACAAACGGGGACAAGGGCCAAGGCCACCCGGCTCCTTCCGGAGGGGCGAGCGGGGGGCGCGCCCCCTTTTGCCCGCCCCCGAGGCGGGGAAGGGCCATAAAACCCCCCCGGCGGACGTTGAGCGGCCACAGCCGCGTTCTCGCTTCAACAGTGCTTGAACGGAACCG
This is a stretch of genomic DNA from Haemorhous mexicanus isolate bHaeMex1 chromosome 37, bHaeMex1.pri, whole genome shotgun sequence. It encodes these proteins:
- the BAX gene encoding apoptosis regulator BAX; the protein is MAAAAAAASAQRGGGGGGGGGGAGGGGGGGGDPGADPGAGAGEPAPPPGGGGASSDQIMQTGAILLRAFVRDRVQRCGDPQAVALSEAELGQPQPSSPDTKRLSECLRRIGDELDSNMELQRMIEQVGCDAPKKLFFRVAKEMFADGTFNWGRVVALFYFACKLVLKALCTKVPELVQTILRWTMEYLQEHVLAWIQAQGGWEGLLSHFGTPTWQTITIFAAGVLTASLTIWKMS